cccCCTCCTTCGCCTTCCTCCAGTCCGACGAGCTCTCCAGGTTCCGGCGAGAGCTCGAGGACCGCGAGCTGAGCGAGGCCGAGGCGAGGCGCGGCCGGGAGGATCTCCACCGCCGGATCCACGATCAGAAGGTCGCCACCGAGATCATGACCATCCCCGACGACGACTGGGAAGACTGGGGGGATGAGTTCGAGCGGCCTTTCGGCGAGGGCTCTTCCAAGGATcgcggcggcggccgcggcggcgacGTGTTTAGGTTGTATTGCAAGGGTTTGGTCAGTGACGAGAGGGCCGAGGGGCAGAAGAGCAATTCCGTCTTTGCGGGGATCGGAGTCGCGGTTTGTGATTTTAGGGGGAATTTGATATTCGAAGTGACGAAGCCATTGATCGGGCCCGGGACGAGCAAGAGCAAGGCCGGCGTCGAGGCCACGGCGTTGGTTGAAGGCCTTAATGCTGCTTTGGCGTTGGAGTTGAAGAGGATTGCGTTTTACTGCGATTACTTCCCGCTTTACCAGTTTGTGAGTTTCTGCGTTTCTTACTTGAATTTCACGTTTTGGCACCCATTCAATCTGCACATTGTGTGAGGGAGGTGTCTGTTTCAGTTTTCTTTATAGAGAATTACCAATGTTGAATTCTTCACTTCTTATCGTGCTGCATTGGTCTAGCTTCTCTTGTTTCTTGATGAGGTTACGGGTATGTTTCTAGGGCAATTTGTATATCTGGCTTATAATCGTATTGTGTCTTTGGGAAATCTTTCTACCCGACTTCCTTTAATACGATGGAGATGGATAAACCTTTACTTGTGAGTTATTTCTATAGCATGTAGCGAATGACCAAGATGGTATATTGTCGTGACTCCTGACCCTAACTTCAAATTGTTGGAGTCTTTGTTTTGCAATTACTGAAGGTTCAAATCATATGGCTTTACCCAAATATTCATGGACATGAATGTTCTGATTGACACTTTGGCTGTTTGCATTGTTTATGATATCTCTTTTGATGTTtagtgtttctttttctgtctccGTGCTTTATAATTCACTctctattcatttatttatcaaaGACTGAACGTACCTTCGTGAACCTAAGCAGAAATAATTATGGTAACCTCCTACATCAGTATCTGGTTTGATTCATCATAAGCATAAAGTCACTAATATGGTCAACATTACGATGTAGGTTACTCGTAGATGGACACCGAAGCAGCACAAGGTCATGGCATTAGTTGAAGAGGTGACTCTTCTTAGAAGAAAATTCGATCAGTGCAATTTCTTGTTGGTAGCACGAAATGAGTTTAAATTTGCCTTTAAACTTGCAAGAGATGCCATAACTTCCCAGATTGTGAAGTGTGCAGACGGTGTTGCCAGCAAGAATCCAAAGGAGACCTGTGTAATCTGTTTAGAAGATACTGACGTGAGTCAGATATTTGCGGTTGATGGATGCTTGCACCGCTATTGCTTTTCTTGCATGAGACAGCATGTAGAGGTGAAGTTGCTCCATGGTATGGTGCCAAGATGTCCTCATGAGGGATGTAAATCTGATCTTAATGTCAGCAGCTGCAGTAAATTTTTGACACCTAAACTAATTGAGATGATGACCCAGCAGTTAAAGGAAGCCTCAATCCCTGTTACAGAGAAAATATATTGCCCTTATCCCGTGTGCTCTGCATTGATGTCAAAAACTGAAGCTTCAGAATGCTCAACCACTTCTGGTGTTGCGAGATCCGGAGCAAGGAAATGCATAAAATGTCATAGACTCTTCTGTATCAATTGCAAGGTTCCTTGGCATAGTGGTTTGACATGCTTGGCCTATAAAGTATTGCATCCTCTTCCTCCTGCTGAAGATGCAAAGCTGAAGTCTCTTGCTTCCCTGAATTTATGGCGTCAGTGTGTCAAATGCAATCATATGATCGAACTTTCTGAAGGCTGTTACCACATGACTTGCAGGTACTTAATTCCCACAATTGACCTGCCCGGTTGAGCTGATCTTTACCTGGGGTATCTTTTactcaataataataatgacaagCTCTGCTGCTCGATAGTTTAATGCCTTAGGTTTGTAGTCTAATGGTGAAATCTGTTGTCTGCTAATCTATGTGATTGCTCCAGTGGTTGTATACATGCTTTTGTTATTACAAGTGAGTAGTAGAAGTAGGGACTGTGGATATTAAAGATAATACTTACAAAACTGGACCAATGGACTGGTTCAACTTGTTGAATGGAGGATTGGACTATGTCTGGTGACTGGAATGGTCAAGAGGTCAGCCTTATTTTGACATGGTTTGActggtcaacaagtttgactgGATCTTTGAACCTTCTAGAATATGAGGGAGATGTTGCAGTGGCAATATTGAACTGGTGACCTTGAAGGAGCCCTATCATTAATCACTTAACTAATGATACTGGCCTTCTGTCTTTATTACAAATTTAAGATACTTATTTATTCCATTATCTGACCCCCCCCCTGCCcccccctcttctctctctctctctctgcattaGAATTTCATATTGAGAACAAGAATCCTGTGATCAGGGTCTTTACTTGAGTTGGAATGAAACTGCTATTGATGGAGTGCTTAAGGTCATTTTGGGGGGAGATATTCGTCATTAGATTATTCTAAGCCTGCAGTAGTCTGTTGCTAGATTATGCTGGAGAAGGTAGATAGAGGCAGAAGGCTTTACATGCCGGTACCTACAGCTATTAAGAAGGCCATTGTGGAAGCGCTAGTTAATCCTTTTCTTTCTGCTAGCAACCAGTAAATGCTTACGCAATTTCCCTAGTGCTTGAAATTGGCAAAACTTTTGACTTGGCTGATTGAAAATGGTCAGGCTGCTTTATTCAAACTTTCTTTTTGCCCCCTGTTGATATATATCAACCTCGTGATTTATTGCTCGAAGATTTGTATTGGAGTCGGATGGTTTAGCTATTGATTGCCACTGAAATTTTGAGTGTCCAAGCTGTTTGGGTAATGCTCGAAAAAGATAATTTAAGGTTGTGGTTTGCTTTGTATCTTCTATATCTTTTGTCAGTCCTCTTTTACAAACTACAAAAATCTTACTTAGCATTGCATCCTTGCAGATGTGGCTATGAGTTTTGCTACAATTGTGGTGCGGAGTGGAAGAATAAAAAAGCTACATGTTCTTGTCCGCTGTGGGAGGAAGACAATATTTTGTATGATGATGACGGGATTTCTGATAGTGAAGGCAGTGAAgatgaggaaaatgaagaatggTATGGTGACTCGGATGATGAGTATGTGTCCGTAACAGCATAGTAATAATATTTATTCTCTCAGTACTTGCCTTTTCCCTGACGGGATATCATCTGTTCATAATGGCAAACCTTGACATGTATAGGTATAGTTAGGTcggactttttcttttttttcatctcttttggTGGACAAATACATTGAAATAATGATCGGGCATATCAATTTGCAAGCATACAGATTGTAAAGAATGAATGAGTAAAGCAGATGCTTCCTGCATTACTTTGAGATAAAGCTGGCTTTGAAATGAATTCTGAGACGCGAGAGCATCCCGGTGAGAAAATCAGCAGGGAAGATAAAAAGCTTGTGGAGCATGGAGAGAGAAGGATAAAAACGGAGAAGAGATTGATGATTTCTGAGATCTTGGAAACTTGCTGGTTCATGGATAAGAACGGAAGACGGTTTCTTTTTGCTGGGCAAATGATGGCGGTGAAAGTCATTCTATATGAGAAGTTACAgaaaatctatttattttacttGCTTTCATATGAAAATCTAGTAAATTAGATaggtcgaaaaaaaaaaatacagtaaGTTACCGTAGAAATATCAGTTAATGAAAAGAGAAAGTTAGTTACTATAATAAGTAATTGATAGATCATTGTAAAAAAGGCTctgaataattttgaattttgtttttaagtatAATCATTTGTATCGTctacttaaa
The nucleotide sequence above comes from Eucalyptus grandis isolate ANBG69807.140 chromosome 2, ASM1654582v1, whole genome shotgun sequence. Encoded proteins:
- the LOC104432845 gene encoding uncharacterized protein LOC104432845, yielding MGSRPSVADYDHRTLVAEQHRELMAAQALESDHDLAFRLQLEEAMAASLSLLPSSSSPPPSPSPQTLAPPADAASPSFAFLQSDELSRFRRELEDRELSEAEARRGREDLHRRIHDQKVATEIMTIPDDDWEDWGDEFERPFGEGSSKDRGGGRGGDVFRLYCKGLVSDERAEGQKSNSVFAGIGVAVCDFRGNLIFEVTKPLIGPGTSKSKAGVEATALVEGLNAALALELKRIAFYCDYFPLYQFVTRRWTPKQHKVMALVEEVTLLRRKFDQCNFLLVARNEFKFAFKLARDAITSQIVKCADGVASKNPKETCVICLEDTDVSQIFAVDGCLHRYCFSCMRQHVEVKLLHGMVPRCPHEGCKSDLNVSSCSKFLTPKLIEMMTQQLKEASIPVTEKIYCPYPVCSALMSKTEASECSTTSGVARSGARKCIKCHRLFCINCKVPWHSGLTCLAYKVLHPLPPAEDAKLKSLASLNLWRQCVKCNHMIELSEGCYHMTCRCGYEFCYNCGAEWKNKKATCSCPLWEEDNILYDDDGISDSEGSEDEENEEWYGDSDDEYVSVTA